The genomic segment ACTCGTCAGCGAGCTTCGCAGGGGTCGACCTGCTGACGGAGGAAGATGCCGCGGTCTATGCGGCGCTGAACGCGACGGAGGCCAATTACGATCGGGACGCGACCATTCACGGCATGATCGAGAAGGCAGCGGCACGCTATCCGGACAAGACGGCGGTCTCCTCGGCAGAAGGCAAATGGACGTACCGGCAGTTGAACGAGCAGGCGAACCGAACGGCCCGCATGCTGATGGACCGCGGCCTTCGCAAAGGCGAATTCGTCACGATCCTGATGGAGCGCAGCGCGGAGCTGATCGCGAGCCTGCTCGGCATCCTGAAGGCCGGCGGCGTATACGTCCCCGTCGATCCCGAGCATCCCGAAGAGCGGAATCGTTATATCGTGGAGGATACGGGGTCGGCGTTCGTGCTGACAAAAGGCAAATACCTGTCTGTCGCGGAACGGTTGTGCGGGGGCATCGGGACGGTCAAGGCCATCGTGGACGTCGAGGCGGGATTTCCTGCATATGACGGCACGGCCAATCCAGAAGCGGGCGCCGGCCCGCACGATCTCGCGTACGTCATTTATACGTCGGGCTCGACAGGCCGGCCGAAGGGCGCGCTCATCGCGCACGAAGGCGTCGTCAACCTGGGGGAATCGGTCCGCAAGGATTGCCGGATCGGGCCTGACGACGTGCTGACCCAATTTGCGACGTACAGCTTCGACGCTTCCGTATGGGATACGATCGGCGCGTTATTTTACGGTGCCGAGCTGTACCTGCTGTCCCCTGCCGAGCGGATGTCGGTCGAAGACTTCGCCGAGGCGGTCGAGCGGACGGGGACGACGATCGTCGCGATATTGCCGACGGTGTTTTTCAATCAGCTGTCCGCTTATTTGTCCGAAGAGGGTTACCGAAAGCTGTCCCGCGTCCACTTGATCACGGTAGCCGGCGAAGCGCTGTACGGGGAGCAGGTGCGCGCCTTCCAGAGAAAATTCAAAGACGCTATCGCGATCGTGAACGTGTACGGGCCGACCGAGTGCACCGTCTGCACGACGACCCATACGATCAAGGATTACATCCCGGACGATCTGGCGAACGTGCCGATCGGACGGCCGATCGGCAATTACAAGGTTTACATCGTCAACGAAGAGAATCGGCTGTGCCCGGTCAACGTCCACGGGGAAGTGCTTATCTCCACCGTGGGCCTGGCGAAGGGCTACCTGAATCAGCCGGACAAGACCAGGGAAGCGTTCGTCCCGAATCCGTTCGAGCCGGGCAAGCTGATCTATAAGTCCGGGGACTTCGCAAAACTGCTGCCGGACGGCACGATCGAGTATGTCGGCCGCCGGGATTCGCAGATCAAGATTCGCGGGCACCGGATCGAGATCGGGGAGATCGAGGATGCTTTTGCCAAGATTCCGAACGTACAGAACATTGCCGTCGTGCCGAAAAAAGAGAAGGACGGCCAGAACATGCTCGTCGGCTTCTTCACCTCAAAGGACGGAGAACGGGTGTTCGCCGCCGACATCAAGCATCTGCTAGGCGAAAAGCTGCCTGCCTACTTCGTGCCGAAGCAGATCGTCCAGCTGACGGACATGCCGCTGTCTCCGACCGGCAAGATCGACCGCAAGAAGCTCGCCGGATACGAGCTGCAGGAAGAATCGAAGCGCGACGACGAAAGCTTTGCGCCGCCGGTCAACGAAACCCAGGCCGCCATCGCGGCCGCCTGGCAGGATGCGCTCGGCCTGGGCAGAGTCGGCATCCGCGACGATTTCTTCGAGATCGGCGGCGATTCCCTGGCGATTATCCGGGTGCTCGTCCCGCTTAAGCCGCGGTTCCCGGATATCGGCATCAACGACTTTTTTGAATGCCGGACGATCGAGAAGCTGGCCGAACGCGCGGATCGAATGAGCGCCGGCGGCGGCGCACCCCGCAAGGCGTACGTCGGGGGCGAGGTCGTCCCGCTGGTGGAGCATCCCGCCGTTTTGGGGCAACCGTCTGCGGTGCCGGCATACGAACGGCGTCATGAGCGGCCGTCTGCCATATTGCTGACCGGAGCGACCGGTTATCTCGGCGCCTATCTGCTCTACGAACTGCTCGTCCAGAGCGAGGCCAAGGTGATCTGCCTCGCACGCTCGAGCGGCGCGGACTCGGCGCAGTTCCGCATTCAGAAGACGCTTGTGCATTATTTCGGCGACTCGGCGCTCGATCTGCTAGACGGTCGCGTCTATGTCGTGGAGGGAGACCTGTCGCAGCCCGGGCTGGGGCTGTCGCCGGCGGACGCGCATTTCGTCGGCGAGAATGTGGACGCAATCCTGCACAGCGCCGCGGACGTGCGGCATTTCGGGGACGCGGATCAGTTCGACAAATCGAACGTCCTCGCGACCCGCCATTTGATCGAGCTGGCCGAGGGATCGGACCGCAGCGTGAGGTTTCACCATATCTCGACCCTCGGCATTCCGGAAGATCTGGCGCTGAGCGGGCAGTGGGAAGAACAGCTTGGGCGTACCGCGTTCGAAGCGGGTCTGAAGGTCGACAATCTGTACACGCAGAGCAAGCTCGAAGCGGAACGGTGGCTCATGGCCGCGGCGGACCGCGGTCTGGCAGTCAGCATCTACCGGGCGGGCAACCTGTCCTGCCATGCGGAGAGCGGCAGATTCCAGCAGAATATCGACAACAACGCGTTCTACCGCATGATCAAAGCGATGCTGCTGCTTAGCAAAGCGCCGAAAGCGCACTGGGACGTCGACTTCACCCCGATCGATTATGCGGGCAAGTCCATCGTGCATCTGGTGCTGCGTCCCGACACCGCGGGACGGCTGTTCCACATCTGCAATCCGGAACCGATTCGCTACGACCGGATGATCGGGATGCTGGCGGCGCTCGGTTACCCGGTGGAGACGCTCGACTTCGCGGATTATTCGAAGTGGCTGTTCGATACGGCAATACCCAAGGATCCGGAAGCCGTGAAGCTGGCGATCGCCCAGTTGGAGGGCGACGGCGCCAAGGATTCCGATTACCGTTACGGCTGCCCGGCCACCTCCTCGTTCCTGGACGGGACGGACATCCGCTGCGCGCCGGCGGATGAGCGCTATCTTCGCAAGATGATCGATTATGCCGTTTCGATCGGCTATTTTCCGGCGCCGAAGACGCTCCTGCAAACGGAGCTGCAAGGCGGGACGGCGGGGGTTTAGCTGCCCATAGATTAGAAAAAGGGTTACCCTTAACCAGCGCGGTTTGCTGGCGGGGGTAACCCTTTAGATATGTCATGCCCGTTTTAATTGCTATAATAGGTGTGATCCCAAGCTTGGGAGAGTCATTTTTGAGAAAGGGGATATGTAATGGACCGCGCAGAAGTCTGGGCTCTCATTTCATTATTAATATCCATTATTCTGATGATCAGACTCATCGGCCTGCACGCCCGCTTGAATGAGCTCAAATACGATATTGCCCGTCTGGAAGGCAGACCGGAGGCATATCCCGCTGCCAAGCAGGCTGCCGTCGATTCCCCCGCCTCGCCCCCCTTAAGTCCGATGGAGCTAACCTCCGAGTTGGAGGAGCGGCTGCAGCATTTGGTGACAGGCGGCAAGCGGATCGAGGCAATCAAGGTATTGCGGGAAGCTACAGGTCTCTCGCTGAAGGGTGCCAAAGATTACGTTGATACGATGCGACCGTAGCGTTCCCTTCACTCCGCATCGAAATGATGCGCCGCGACGACGAAAGCCAATCATCTCGCCGGAGCGCAACCGGAGAAGGCTCCCAGGTTGCCGCCTGAACGCACAACGGACCGCGCCCCCCTCGGGAGCCCCGCAGGAGCGATGTGCGATCGGACGACGCTCCCCCCGTGCGAGATTTGCCTACTTGAGGCATAACAAACGAAAACCTGCAAATTTACATCCTTTTTCGTGTATGACAAACCTTGATCGAGAAAAGATGCGAATCTGCAGGCTTTTCTCTCTTTTCCTTTGGAATTTCGGGCTTCACAGTTAAATGCCTGCTGATTTGCAGGCATTTCCGCTTAAGCTCGTCAAACCGGCTAAAAGCCTGCACGTATGCAGGCTTTTA from the Cohnella hashimotonis genome contains:
- a CDS encoding non-ribosomal peptide synthetase, whose amino-acid sequence is MALNRSAIDRSPTRQSQPPVLLLPMDFSRHTRTYAYATTVYVLNEPLTRMLRESRREGNHDIALLAAVYFAWICRLSGEREIAADIATAAGDAPVLVDAAAARTFGDLRDAVHRSLIAPEPPFDGKCESRFSVGFPLRAEHELLNWQLREREDGWVVIVEYDTSLFREATVGRYIRYYAALLEAALADSSASFAGVDLLTEEDAAVYAALNATEANYDRDATIHGMIEKAAARYPDKTAVSSAEGKWTYRQLNEQANRTARMLMDRGLRKGEFVTILMERSAELIASLLGILKAGGVYVPVDPEHPEERNRYIVEDTGSAFVLTKGKYLSVAERLCGGIGTVKAIVDVEAGFPAYDGTANPEAGAGPHDLAYVIYTSGSTGRPKGALIAHEGVVNLGESVRKDCRIGPDDVLTQFATYSFDASVWDTIGALFYGAELYLLSPAERMSVEDFAEAVERTGTTIVAILPTVFFNQLSAYLSEEGYRKLSRVHLITVAGEALYGEQVRAFQRKFKDAIAIVNVYGPTECTVCTTTHTIKDYIPDDLANVPIGRPIGNYKVYIVNEENRLCPVNVHGEVLISTVGLAKGYLNQPDKTREAFVPNPFEPGKLIYKSGDFAKLLPDGTIEYVGRRDSQIKIRGHRIEIGEIEDAFAKIPNVQNIAVVPKKEKDGQNMLVGFFTSKDGERVFAADIKHLLGEKLPAYFVPKQIVQLTDMPLSPTGKIDRKKLAGYELQEESKRDDESFAPPVNETQAAIAAAWQDALGLGRVGIRDDFFEIGGDSLAIIRVLVPLKPRFPDIGINDFFECRTIEKLAERADRMSAGGGAPRKAYVGGEVVPLVEHPAVLGQPSAVPAYERRHERPSAILLTGATGYLGAYLLYELLVQSEAKVICLARSSGADSAQFRIQKTLVHYFGDSALDLLDGRVYVVEGDLSQPGLGLSPADAHFVGENVDAILHSAADVRHFGDADQFDKSNVLATRHLIELAEGSDRSVRFHHISTLGIPEDLALSGQWEEQLGRTAFEAGLKVDNLYTQSKLEAERWLMAAADRGLAVSIYRAGNLSCHAESGRFQQNIDNNAFYRMIKAMLLLSKAPKAHWDVDFTPIDYAGKSIVHLVLRPDTAGRLFHICNPEPIRYDRMIGMLAALGYPVETLDFADYSKWLFDTAIPKDPEAVKLAIAQLEGDGAKDSDYRYGCPATSSFLDGTDIRCAPADERYLRKMIDYAVSIGYFPAPKTLLQTELQGGTAGV
- a CDS encoding ribosomal protein L7/L12, with the translated sequence MDRAEVWALISLLISIILMIRLIGLHARLNELKYDIARLEGRPEAYPAAKQAAVDSPASPPLSPMELTSELEERLQHLVTGGKRIEAIKVLREATGLSLKGAKDYVDTMRP